In Topomyia yanbarensis strain Yona2022 chromosome 2, ASM3024719v1, whole genome shotgun sequence, one DNA window encodes the following:
- the LOC131683806 gene encoding HEAT repeat-containing protein 5B isoform X4: protein MELSHSLTLNEDALNQLPEQKRSVFIFEWLRFLDKVLVAAQKSDIKGCQKKLVEQLTQHIQGSPGPPTRKLIARCLATLFSVGDTFLLFETVNKCNDILKNKDDSPSYLATRLAAICVVGCMYEKLGRMMGRSYEETVQILIKSLKNAESQVRIEIMLTLEKVCAGMGSAISNVHKDIYKAVRYCLTDRVMAVRVAASNCLLEMTKHAPFLYTSELESLAALCFRAFDSCNYEVRCAVAKLLGTLIACTQNGSLKNFSNMNSSASSTKSIRPISLDEALGVLMAGFLRGGVSFLKGTGEIIKGSSGVNREVRVGVTHAYVIFVQTMGGLWLERNMQNFLVHVLDLVANPKAASSHVDAVYSRKCINFILRSVIGKMLGEKAQTSACKELIHVIAKQMNSIDFNPENAKDSNQETLFSQHLLVCALQELGSLVLLLGTTAQNLLTDQSLNFIDATCAVLIHPCMAARLAAAWCLRCVCVAVPSQITPLIDRFIEAIEKMRTSPDAISGYSGALAAVLGGVRYSPLGIPHTRGKVIFNTAEELLRTASQNSRLSLNRTQAGWLLIGAIMTLGVPVVKGLLPRMLLLWRNAFPRSTKELDSEKARGDAFTWQVTLEGRAGALSVMHSFLLHCPELVTDDITRRLLTPIESALAMLINITSVLKNYGQHLKAPTAMVRLRLYETLSLLPANALESSYTHLLRMLVSEFTLTENPANTTTSLLRQMCHADDSIILGTWLQETDHRSIEDQLQPNSAAGSGALEHDPCCLYRTISNGEQCPGPLPLGVAVIDQSVTLFGLIFPKVANKHRLQMLEHFGECIKHAKSSRQEAVQMNIFTALLSGLKGLTETKSGIGQEEVRKSASNLIINALICTNPILRCAAGEALGRIAQVLGDSRITAELAQTSFDRLKSARDVVTRTGHSLALGCLHRYVGGMGSSQHLNTSVSILLALAQDGSSPVVQVWSLYALSLIADSGGPMFRGYVEPTLSLALKLLLSVPQSHVDVHQCIGRVLSALITTMGPELQGSNTTICTARSSFLCAAAIMQAHADPLVQAEATGCLQQLHLFAPRHVNLSTLVPNLCQNLSSNYLMLRKAAVSCLRQLTTREAKEVCEHAMNLVRDDDGFALSDYGLPGVLFGMLDTESDNVMIKNIHDTITSMLQILAADNLSQWLSMCKNVLTVASEAALTAGPAEAAGSKEEPDDAEDNEGDDDNIEFHAEDNLVTHPAVQPRWPTRVFAAECVRKIISTCEHANAAHYDLLLAKEMQITKSRGDYLVLHLSDLIRMAFMAATSDSDQLRLEGLKTLQEVIDKFARVPEPEFPGHLLLEQFQAQVGAALRPAFSQDTPSHVTAAACEVCSAWIGSGVARDLNDLRRVHQLLVSNLSKLNDKTNSTQLYNESMATLEKLSILKAWAQVYIMAMIGNGSAPASLMLKTLSSSSNAITPLISESNRPDEEFGDFESRGESLLALVQPELSNLSTHWLAALKDYALLSLPSDYASQLPHEGGAFYTNDTMNLAKPHYLTSWPPILYAAALWLNGGFVKNATELTTANDDDKANANDVASIKATDKTNHNLMAAVGGNDNTISHGSISADRFHLVFGICMEALCSTRTNEKQDSVIACLQSLYTIFDSKWSRLMMTKNKSLPVELCNVLHRLILTRDSVEVQYLSILIMKQTITANNESLELEKQDKLSEAACKADNENVENPDIDNLGEGGEEGQILPGKSHVYAVMEVVLCLLARQIPAMNPSQSARVATEQLQRQMTEAKNGRFKLSEDSSLLVATILQSMLELTKLCSPTGALSILPTMLYLTTGVIKEVATKSINDETIIANSNIIQSALQLLKTLATDRYAKHELSADGWRKLLQSALGKIIDLTKTGCEETKLDEVTMMLAIAVFLLHTPSSLVSAPNLQYPCINHFRQCLMSGSPMVRLKCVQTMRSIFVNTDLKVSTPYIHALAPRLIETLYTQSNRSPQNDIELAFILEGISTLEALIALAEPQNQESVQGIQMLTLLVPILINYLLEPEQLRTHTKQAVQLHEQSLQWLMKIGPKYPQEFKSFMSQAPELRNKLESAIKRNQMTAIQAKNKSEAANAVARASATQQQKPTIQLKTDFSNFSTS from the exons ATGGAGCTATCCCACAGTCTTACGCTAAATGAGGACGCTCTGAATCAACTTCCAGAACAGAAGCGTTCGGTGTTCATTTTTGAATGGCTTCGTTTTTTGGATAAAGTGCTAGTTGCAGCGCAGAAATCGGACATTAAAGGATGTCAAAAAAAGTTAGTAGAACAGTTGACGCAGCACATTCAAGGTTCACCGGGACCTCCTACAAGGAAGCTTATAGCTCGCTGTTTGGCGACGCTGTTCTCCGTAGGCGATACATTCTTATTGTTCGAAACAGTTAACAAGTGCAACGACATCTTAAAGAACAAGGATGACTCTCCAAGTTATCTCGCGACTCGACTAGCTGCAATATGCGTCGTTGGCTGTatgtatgagaaacttggtcgAATGATGGGTCGGTCATACGAAGAAACAGTACAGATTTTAATAAAATCTTTGAAGAACGCAGAGTCACAAGTGCGAATTGAAATAATGCTTACACTGGAGAAAGTATGTGCAGGAATGGGTTCGGCAATTTCCAATGTTCACAAAGATATTTATAAGGCAGTTCGTTACTGCCTTACCGATCGCGTGATGGCAGTTCGTGTAGCTGCATCCAATTGTTTACTTGAAATGACGAAGCACGCTCCCTTTCTGTACACTTCGGAGCTGGAGAGTCTAGCCGCATTGTGTTTCCGGGCGTTCGACAGCTGCAATTATGAAGTTAGATGTGCTGTTGCCAAGTTACTGGGGACACTGATTGCATGCACGCAGAACGGTAGCCTTAAAAATTTCAGCAACATGAATTCTTCGGCATCGAGCACTAAATCGATTCGACCGATATCGTTGGACGAAGCACTTGGAGTTCTAATGGCAGGATTTCTACGTGGTGGTGTATCATTTCTTAAAGGAACAGGAGAGATTATCAAAGGCAGTTCAGGAGTGAATCGTGAAGTTCGAGTTGGCGTAACCCATGCATACGTCATATTTGTGCAAACGATGGGTGGTTTGTGGTTGGAGCGTAATATGCAAAACTTCTTGGTTCATGTGCTTGATTTGGTCGCAAATCCTAAAGCAGCTTCGTCTCATGTAGATGCCGTCTATTCTCGAAAGTGTATTAATTTTATATTGCGGTCCGTTATTGGAAAAATGTTGGGAGAAAAAGCTCAGACTTCTGCTTGTAAAGAGTTAATTCACGTGATAGCCAAACAGATGAATTCCATCGATTTTAATCCAGAAAATGCAAAAGACTCAAACCAGGAAACATTATTCAGTCAGCATTTATTGGTATGTGCACTACAAGAGTTAGGCAGTCTTGTACTGCTTTTGGGGACAACGGCTCAAAATCTACTTACAGACCAATCGCTTAACTTTATTGATGCGACTTGCGCCGTGCTGATCCACCCGTGCATGGCTGCAAGATTAGCCGCAGCTTGGTGTCTCCGTTGTGTTTGTGTGGCCGTACCTAGCCAAATAACTCCCTTGATAGATCGATTCATTGAGGCTATTGAGAAAATGAGAACTTCACCTGATGCCATATCTGGGTACAGTGGTGCACTAGCTGCAGTATTAGGCGGTGTGCGTTATTCACCACTTGGCATTCCACACACAAGAGGCAAGGTGATATTCAATACAGCCGAAGAGTTACTACGAACTGCTAGTCAGAACAGTCGATTATCTTTGAATAGAACGCAAGCTGGTTGGTTGCTAATTGGCGCGATCATGACTTTAGGGGTCCCCGTAGTTAAAGGTTTACTTCCCAGAATGCTGCTGTTGTGGCGCAATGCCTTTCCTCGCTCTACAAAAGAGCTAGACTCAGAAAAGGCTCGTGGAGACGCTTTTACGTGGCAAGTCACTCTAGAAGGACGAGCAGGCGCACTTTCGGTAATGCACAGTTTCCTATTACACTGTCCGGAGTTGGTAACAGATGATATTACACGTCGTCTATTGACACCCATTGAAAGTGCTCTGGCGATGCTTATCAA CATAACATCGGTTCTGAAAAACTATGGGCAGCATTTGAAAGCACCGACGGCGATGGTCCGATTGCGTTTGTATGAAACGCTCTCGCTGCTACCGGCAAATGCCTTGGAATCATCTTACACACATCTGCTGCGCATGCTGGTGTCCGAGTTTACATTGACTGAAAATCCTGCCAACACGACGACATCGCTTCTACGTCAAATGTGCCACGCCGACGATTCTATCATTCTTGGCACGTGGCTGCAGGAGACGGATCATCGCTCCATTGAAGACCAG CTGCAACCGAACAGTGCCGCAGGTTCAGGTGCATTGGAACACGACCCTTGCTGTCTATATCGTACCATTTCAAACGGAGAACAATGTCCTGGACCACTTCCACTGGGTGTCGCCGTAATCGATCAGTCGGTCACACTATTCGGCCTGATTTTCCCGAAAGTAGCCAACAAACATCGCCTGCAGATGCTGGAACATTTCGGAGAGTGTATCAAGCACGCCAAGAGCTCCCGCCAAGAAGCGgtgcaaatgaacatttttacggCCTTGCTGAGTGGTCTTAAAGGGTTGACCGAAACAAAATCCGGTATTGGTCAGGAAGAAGTGAGAAAAAGTGCTTCCAATTTGATCATCAACGCATTAATCTGTACAAATCCCATACTGCGTTGTGCAGCGGGCGAGGCACTAGGACGGATAGCTCAAGTTTTGGGAGATTCTCGAATCACGGCGGAGCTTGCCCAAACTAGCTTTGATCGTTTAAAATCGGCTCGGGATGTAGTGACAAGGACGGGCCACTCTCTCGCATTAGGTTGCTTACATCGATATGTCGGTGGAATGGGATCGTCGCAGCATCTGAACACCAGTGTGTCTATTTTGTTGGCACTAGCTCAAGACGGAAGCTCGCCTGTAGTCCAGGTTTGGTCCCTATACGCACTATCTTTGATTGCAGATTCAGGAGGTCCCATGTTCAGAGGATACGTTGAACCAACACTTTCGCTGGCGCTGAAGCTTCTTCTTTCAGTACCACAATCGCATGTCGATGTACACCAGTGCATTGGGCGCGTGTTGAGTGCATTGATCACTACTATGGGCCCAGAACTACAAGGGAGTAATACGACAATATGCACTGCGAGATCATCGTTCCTCTGTGCTGCTGCTATTATGCAAGCTCACGCAGATCCGTTAGTACAAGCGGAAGCCACTGGATGTTTACAGCAACTCCACCTGTTCGCACCTCGCcatgtcaatttgtcaactttGGTTCCTAATCTGTGTCAAAATCTTAGCAGTAACTATTTGATGTTACGCAAAGCTGCAGTCTCTTGTCTGCGCCAATTAACAACGCGCGAAGCGAAAGAAGTTTGTGAGCACGCAATGAACTTGGTGCGCgatgatgatggatttgcgCTTTCGGATTACGGATTACCGGGTGTTTTGTTTGGAATGCTTGACACCGAGAGCGATAATGTTATGATAAAAAATATCCATGATACTATAACATCTATGCTGCAAATATTGGCCGCTGATAACCTGTCCCAGTGGCTTAGTATGTGTAAGAACGTACTGACAGTTGCTTCCGAGGCGGCTCTAACAGCAGGCCCAGCTGAAGCTGCCGGCTCCAAGGAAGAACCAGACGATGCAGAAGACAATGAAGGAGATGATGATAATATTGAATTTCATGCTGAAGATAATCTAGTCACGCATCCGGCCGTCCAGCCACGTTGGCCTACGAGAGTTTTCGCAGCAGAATGTGTAAGAAAGATTATATCTACATGTGAACATGCAAATGCGGCTCACTATGACTTGCTACTGGCAAAAGAAATGCAAATAACAAAATCTCGCGGCGATTATCTGGTGCTGCATTTGTCTGATCTTATTCGAATGGCATTCATGGCTGCAACCAGTGATTCCGATCAACTCAGGCTGGAAGGTCTGAAGACACTGCAAGAAGTAATTGACAAATTCGCACGCGTTCCTGAGCCTGAATTTCCAGGTCATCTCCTGTTGGAACAGTTCCAGGCACAGGTTGGCGCTGCATTGCGACCAGCCTTCTCCCAGGATACTCCCTCACATGTCACTGCAGCAGCTTGCGAGGTTTGTTCAGCATGGATTGGTTCCGGAGTAGCAAGGGATTTGAATGATCTACGTCGCGTCCATCAATTGTTGGTCTCAAATTTAAGTAAGCTCAATGATAAAACCAACAGTACACAGTTGTACAACGAAAGTATGGCTACACTTGAAAAGCTAAGTATCCTAAAAGCTTGGGCTCAAGTGTACATAATGGCAATGATTGGTAACGGATCTGCTCCAGCCAGCTTAATGTTAAAAACACTATCTTCGTCATCTAATGCAATTACCCCGTTGATCAGTGAATCAAATCGACCAGATGAAGAATTTGGAGATTTTGAGAGTCGTGGTGAGAGTCTGTTAGCGTTGGTACAACCCGAACTGAGCAATCTATCAACACACTGGTTAGCAGCTCTAAAGGACTATGCTCTGCTGTCATTACCTTCAGACTACGCAAGTCAACTGCCACACGAGGGCGGAGCTTTTTACACGAACGACACTATGAATCTAGCCAAGCCGCATTATTTAACATCTTGGCCACCGATTCTTTACGCCGCAGCGCTCTGGTTAAACGGAGGGTTTGTCAAAAATGCAACAGAACTTACAACGGCTAACGACGACGATAAAGCAAACGCAAACGATGTAGCTAGTATTAAAGCCACAGATAAGACGAATCATAACTTGATGGCGGCAGTCGGCGGGAATGATAACACGATTTCACATGGTAGCATCAGTGCTGATCGATTTCATCTGGTATTTGGAATTTGCATGGAGGCACTCTGCAGTACAAGAACAAACGAAAAGCAGGACAGTGTTATTGCATGCTTACAATCATTGTACACTATATTCGACTCAAAATGGTCTCGTTTGATGATGACGAAGAATAAATCGCTTCCTGTGGAGTTGTGTAACGTGTTGCATCGATTGATACTAACACGGGACAGCGTTGAAGTTCAGTATCTGAGTATTTTAATAATGAAACAAACCATCACTGCAAATAACGAATCACTCGAACTGGAAAAGCAAGATAAACTGAGCGAAGCTGCGTGCAAAGCTGATAACGAAAATGTCGAAAATCCGGATATTGATAATCTTGGCGAAGGTGGCGAGGAAGGTCAAATTTTACCTGGAAAATCTCACGTCTACGCAGTTATGGAGGTAGTTTTGTGTCTACTCGCACGTCAAATCCCTGCAATGAATCCATCGCAAAGTGCACGTGTGGCAACCGAACAACTTCAACGCCAGATGACCGAGGCGAAAAATGGACGTTTCAAATTGTCCGAAGACAGTAGTCTTCTCGTGGCGACTATACTTCagagtatgttggaacttacaAAGCTTTGCTCACCTACTG GAGCTCTATCTATTCTTCCGACAATGCTCTATCTTACCACTGGCGTCATTAAGGAAGTGGCAACCAAATCAATCAACGATGAAACCATAATAGCCAACTCGAATATCATCCAATCGGCATTGCAATTATTGAAAACCTTAGCTACCGATCGTTATGCCAAACATGAACTATCAGCGGACGGCTGGCGAAAACTGTTACAAAGCGCGCTGGGTAAAATTATAGACCTGACTAAGACCGGTTGCGAAGAAACCAAACTGGATGAAGTAACCATGATGCTGGCCATTGCGGTTTTTCTGCTACACACTCCATCTTCCCTGGTATCAGCGCCAAATTTACAATACCCATGCATCAATCACTTCCGACAATGCTTGATGAGCGGCTCTCCAATGGTTCGTCTGAAATGCGTTCAAACCATGCGCTCGATTTTTGTCAACACAGATCTGAAAGTTTCAACTCCATACATTCATGCTTTAGCACCAAGGCTGATCGAAACTTTGTACACTCAGTCGAATCGTAGTCCGCAAAACGACATAGAGTTAGCATTTATTCTGGAGGGTATATCAACTCTAGAAGCTTTAATAGCGTTAGCAGAGCCTCAGAATC AAGAATCAGTACAAG GCATTCAGATGCTGACTTTGCTGGTTCCAATCCTCATCAATTATCTGCTCGAGCCGGAGCAATTGCGCACACACACAAAACAAGCTGTCCAATTGCATGAACAGTCTCTCCAATGGCTGATGAAGATTGGCCCAAAGTATCCCCAGGAATTCAAATCTTTCATGTCCCAAGCTCCGGAGTTGCGGAACAAGCTAGAATCGGCTATAAAGCGTAACCAGATGACGGCAATTCAGGCAAAAAACAAAAGCGAGGCCGCCAATGCGGTAGCTCGTGCTAGCGCGACGCAGCAGCAAAAGCCTACaattcagttgaaaactgaCTTTAGTAACTTTAGCACGTCATAA